A region from the Schistocerca serialis cubense isolate TAMUIC-IGC-003099 chromosome 1, iqSchSeri2.2, whole genome shotgun sequence genome encodes:
- the LOC126484537 gene encoding uncharacterized protein LOC126484537 isoform X2, with protein MQAKMETEIKAKIVASDKQCFSENAIHEQILHIKDKENGIVLCAPSAESDLCQENRNNAKHVTNFHQNNVERCDSNNKIVGSEETCKIEMSPPSEICSIPIPLSETVKLHPSDKTSTTTESLSQSEQSLDFDVVRDTTGAHKLKSRKHVNICTESEDQEEDGINNFETMALRGSETSESVADHSAVSNSTDGCLTVTGTIKRGKKAGQCVDIRLNMSREELEHLEANITAKKSSSSSASTWLSCGIKSGPHIMVITAIILPIVSLVSGAYSFYIGTITWYNIFTYYTEEKPTFCRILVSPILILLYPFLIVIFTLGLGIYAGFVQLSWFYDSWYKEITDLEKGFYGWLCAVLRHEECSPYEVVILTDIQGTGRVEPIERSSSGDLSG; from the coding sequence GACAAGGAAAATGGTATCGTGCTGTGTGCTCCTTCTGCTGAAAGTGACTTGTGCCAAGAAAACAGAAATAATGCAAAACATGTGACTAATTTTCACCAGAATAATGTTGAAAGATGTGACAGTAATAATAAAATTGTTGGCAGTGAAGAGACATGCAAGATTGAAATGTCGCCACCATCAGAAATCTGCAGCATTCCTATCCCACTTTCAGAAACAGTTAAATTACATCCTTCTGACAAGACAAGTACAACAACTGAAAGTCTTAGTCAGAGTGAACAAAGTTTAGATTTTGATGTTGTGCGGGATACTACAGGGGCTCATAAACTGAAATCTAGAAAGCATGTCAATATCTGCACAGAGAGCGAGGACCAAGAGGAAGATGGAATCAATAATTTTGAGACTATGGCCCTTCGAGGTTCTGAGACATCAGAATCTGTAGCGGATCATTCAGCAGTGAGCAACAGCACTGATGGATGCCTTACAGTTACTGGAACCATTAAACGTGGCAAGAAGGCAGGTCAGTGCGTGGATATTAGACTGAATATGTCTCGTGAAGAGCTTGAGCATCTTGAAGCAAATATAACTGCAAAAAAATCCAGTTCCAGTTCAGCTTCAACTTGGTTATCATGTGGTATTAAGAGTGGTCCCCATATAATGGTAATAACTGCCATTATTTTACCTATTGTAAGTCTTGTGTCGGGTGCGTATTCATTTTACATTGGGACAATTACTTGGTACAACATTTTTACATATTATACTGAAGAAAAGCCTACATTCTGTAGGATACTTGTCTCTCCCATTCTCATTTTATTGTATCCTTTTCTTATAGTTATTTTTACTCTTGGTCTTGGCATTTATGCAGGTTTTGTTCAGCTGTCATGGTTTTATGACAGCTGGTATAAGGAAATAACAGATCTAGAGAAAGGGTTTTATGGCTGGTTGTGTGCTGTACTGAGGCACGAGGAATGCTCTCCATATGAAGTTGTAATCTTAACAGACATTCAGGGAACAGGCAGAGTGGAACCTATTGAAAGATCATCATCTGGAGATCTATCAGGTTAA
- the LOC126484537 gene encoding uncharacterized protein LOC126484537 isoform X1, producing MPHKSGYCTIQPADQMETDYEVPSKFYQVLIIVSHDKENGIVLCAPSAESDLCQENRNNAKHVTNFHQNNVERCDSNNKIVGSEETCKIEMSPPSEICSIPIPLSETVKLHPSDKTSTTTESLSQSEQSLDFDVVRDTTGAHKLKSRKHVNICTESEDQEEDGINNFETMALRGSETSESVADHSAVSNSTDGCLTVTGTIKRGKKAGQCVDIRLNMSREELEHLEANITAKKSSSSSASTWLSCGIKSGPHIMVITAIILPIVSLVSGAYSFYIGTITWYNIFTYYTEEKPTFCRILVSPILILLYPFLIVIFTLGLGIYAGFVQLSWFYDSWYKEITDLEKGFYGWLCAVLRHEECSPYEVVILTDIQGTGRVEPIERSSSGDLSG from the coding sequence GACAAGGAAAATGGTATCGTGCTGTGTGCTCCTTCTGCTGAAAGTGACTTGTGCCAAGAAAACAGAAATAATGCAAAACATGTGACTAATTTTCACCAGAATAATGTTGAAAGATGTGACAGTAATAATAAAATTGTTGGCAGTGAAGAGACATGCAAGATTGAAATGTCGCCACCATCAGAAATCTGCAGCATTCCTATCCCACTTTCAGAAACAGTTAAATTACATCCTTCTGACAAGACAAGTACAACAACTGAAAGTCTTAGTCAGAGTGAACAAAGTTTAGATTTTGATGTTGTGCGGGATACTACAGGGGCTCATAAACTGAAATCTAGAAAGCATGTCAATATCTGCACAGAGAGCGAGGACCAAGAGGAAGATGGAATCAATAATTTTGAGACTATGGCCCTTCGAGGTTCTGAGACATCAGAATCTGTAGCGGATCATTCAGCAGTGAGCAACAGCACTGATGGATGCCTTACAGTTACTGGAACCATTAAACGTGGCAAGAAGGCAGGTCAGTGCGTGGATATTAGACTGAATATGTCTCGTGAAGAGCTTGAGCATCTTGAAGCAAATATAACTGCAAAAAAATCCAGTTCCAGTTCAGCTTCAACTTGGTTATCATGTGGTATTAAGAGTGGTCCCCATATAATGGTAATAACTGCCATTATTTTACCTATTGTAAGTCTTGTGTCGGGTGCGTATTCATTTTACATTGGGACAATTACTTGGTACAACATTTTTACATATTATACTGAAGAAAAGCCTACATTCTGTAGGATACTTGTCTCTCCCATTCTCATTTTATTGTATCCTTTTCTTATAGTTATTTTTACTCTTGGTCTTGGCATTTATGCAGGTTTTGTTCAGCTGTCATGGTTTTATGACAGCTGGTATAAGGAAATAACAGATCTAGAGAAAGGGTTTTATGGCTGGTTGTGTGCTGTACTGAGGCACGAGGAATGCTCTCCATATGAAGTTGTAATCTTAACAGACATTCAGGGAACAGGCAGAGTGGAACCTATTGAAAGATCATCATCTGGAGATCTATCAGGTTAA